The Tenacibaculum jejuense genome includes a window with the following:
- a CDS encoding DUF6438 domain-containing protein: protein MKKVFLVLILISCTFIDCSYKKKEQKTQQKSLEITIERGAFHYDTFILKDTLLSFNPEKLDNNVLGNESELAKYYQKSEQKISQQQLKQLIQKIEDSNIWRLNNQYGCDRSCTSNLKVTIQLGEKKKIISCDDYKCGCPEILQYLENELIKLQGKDLKRIDLPG from the coding sequence ATGAAAAAAGTGTTCTTAGTTTTAATTTTAATCTCTTGTACTTTTATCGATTGTTCTTACAAGAAAAAAGAACAAAAAACACAACAAAAATCTCTTGAAATTACAATTGAACGTGGAGCTTTTCATTACGATACTTTTATTTTAAAAGACACTTTACTTTCATTTAACCCAGAAAAACTAGATAATAATGTTCTTGGAAATGAATCGGAACTAGCTAAATATTATCAAAAATCAGAACAAAAAATTTCTCAGCAACAATTAAAACAGTTAATTCAGAAAATAGAAGACAGTAATATCTGGAGACTGAATAATCAATACGGTTGTGATCGATCTTGTACCAGCAACTTAAAAGTTACAATCCAACTAGGTGAAAAGAAAAAAATTATCTCTTGTGATGATTATAAATGTGGATGTCCAGAAATACTTCAATATTTAGAAAATGAATTGATAAAACTCCAAGGAAAAGATTTAAAAAGAATTGATTTACCCGGCTAA
- a CDS encoding cupin domain-containing protein: MTAQQIVNKFGLTQHPEGGYFKETYRSNGIIKNENLSEIFIGDRNYSTGIYFLLTSESFSAFHKINQDEMWHFYLGTTLKLHMISPDGEYSFVRIGNDIVNNEVPQFVVPAQYWFAAEVVNENSFSFTGCTVAPGFDFNDFVLPERKVLIELFPQHEKIITRLTHH, encoded by the coding sequence ATGACAGCACAACAGATAGTTAATAAATTTGGCCTTACACAACATCCTGAAGGAGGTTATTTTAAGGAAACTTATAGAAGTAACGGAATTATAAAAAATGAGAATTTATCAGAAATTTTTATTGGTGATAGAAATTACAGTACTGGTATTTATTTCTTATTAACTTCAGAGAGTTTTTCTGCATTTCACAAAATAAATCAAGATGAAATGTGGCATTTCTATTTAGGTACAACCTTAAAACTACATATGATCTCTCCTGATGGTGAATATTCTTTTGTTCGTATTGGGAATGATATTGTAAATAATGAAGTTCCACAATTTGTAGTTCCTGCTCAATATTGGTTTGCTGCCGAAGTTGTCAATGAAAACAGTTTTTCATTTACTGGATGTACTGTTGCTCCTGGTTTTGACTTTAATGATTTTGTATTACCTGAACGAAAGGTATTAATCGAATTATTTCCACAACACGAAAAAATTATTACACGACTTACACATCATTAG
- a CDS encoding sodium:solute symporter, producing MQPIHIVLLIVSYFSVLILIAYLTGKSANNQTFFKANNSSPWYLVAFGMIGASLSGVTFISVPGWVENQQMGYMQMVLGYILGYTIIGLILLPLYYKLNLTSIYTYLEERFGKLSYKTGASFFLISRTVGAAFRLFLVANVLQLILFDAYGIPFWVTVTITILLIWLYTFKGGIKTIVWTDTLQTLFMLIAVGVCIIAIKDALQIESLLSYVNENKLSKIFFFDDVKAGNYFWKQFFSGAFIAVVMTGLDQDMMQKNLTCRSLKDAQKNMFWFTLVLVIVNFFFLALGILLTDFATQNGIDAHKDQLFPTIAMSGKLGIAASLFFLLGLIAAAYSSADSALTSLTTSFSIDILEIDKKEDEAEKEKTRKKIHVLFSFILVITILIFKYFIADESVIAKIFQFAGYTYGPLLGLYAFGLFTKLKVKDKLVPYICILSPFLTFGISYYTKHNLDFDFGFFILILNGLLTFLGLLAIKTKHYA from the coding sequence ATGCAGCCAATACATATTGTACTTTTAATTGTATCTTATTTTAGTGTACTTATACTAATTGCCTATTTAACAGGAAAATCCGCAAACAATCAAACATTTTTTAAGGCAAATAATTCCTCGCCTTGGTATTTAGTTGCTTTCGGAATGATTGGAGCTTCTTTATCTGGAGTAACATTTATTTCTGTTCCTGGTTGGGTCGAAAATCAACAAATGGGATATATGCAAATGGTTCTAGGCTATATATTAGGCTATACCATAATTGGCCTAATTTTATTACCTCTGTATTATAAACTCAATTTAACTTCTATTTATACGTATTTAGAAGAACGTTTTGGAAAATTGAGTTATAAAACTGGAGCTTCATTCTTTTTAATCTCTAGAACTGTAGGAGCTGCTTTCCGATTATTTTTAGTTGCTAATGTTTTACAATTAATTTTATTTGATGCTTACGGAATCCCTTTTTGGGTAACTGTTACCATTACCATTTTATTAATTTGGTTGTACACTTTTAAAGGAGGAATAAAAACTATTGTTTGGACAGATACTTTACAGACCTTATTTATGTTGATTGCTGTTGGTGTGTGTATTATTGCAATAAAAGACGCTTTACAAATTGAAAGTTTATTAAGTTATGTAAATGAGAATAAACTCTCTAAAATTTTCTTTTTCGATGATGTAAAAGCTGGAAATTACTTTTGGAAACAATTCTTTTCAGGAGCTTTTATAGCTGTTGTAATGACTGGTCTTGACCAAGATATGATGCAGAAAAATCTTACTTGTAGAAGTTTAAAAGATGCACAAAAAAACATGTTTTGGTTTACTTTAGTTTTAGTTATTGTGAACTTCTTTTTCCTTGCCTTAGGAATTTTACTTACAGATTTTGCAACTCAAAATGGTATCGATGCTCATAAAGATCAGTTATTTCCAACTATTGCAATGAGTGGTAAATTAGGAATTGCTGCTTCTTTATTCTTTTTATTAGGTTTAATTGCTGCAGCATATTCTAGTGCAGATAGCGCTTTAACCTCTTTAACTACATCATTTAGTATCGATATTTTAGAAATTGACAAGAAAGAAGATGAAGCTGAAAAAGAAAAAACTAGAAAAAAAATTCATGTCTTATTTTCTTTTATTCTAGTGATTACTATTTTAATTTTTAAATATTTTATTGCTGATGAAAGTGTCATTGCTAAAATATTTCAATTTGCAGGATATACATATGGTCCGCTTTTAGGTTTATATGCTTTCGGATTATTCACCAAACTTAAAGTAAAAGACAAATTAGTTCCATATATCTGTATTTTATCTCCATTTTTAACCTTTGGAATTAGTTATTACACGAAACATAATTTAGATTTTGATTTTGGATTTTTCATCCTAATTTTAAACGGATTATTAACTTTCTTAGGATTATTAGCTATAAAAACTAAACACTATGCCTAA
- a CDS encoding NAD(P)H-dependent oxidoreductase, whose product MSTTIDSLKWRYAVKKFDDNKYLSEEQIQTIKEAFNLTATSYGLQPVSLVVIKNKELQKQLVEHSWNQQQVAQASHVLVLCVPKEHTAKDVENYFKLVKEIRNTPDEILNPFRDFLMDSFSKKTQEELLAWNKNQAYISLGNLLTVCALEKIDSCPMEGFIPEKYDEILKLNEKNLQSVLVLPLGFRAEDDYMKDLKKVRKNISQVTLDIN is encoded by the coding sequence ATGAGTACAACTATTGACAGCTTAAAATGGCGTTATGCTGTAAAAAAATTTGACGACAATAAATATCTGTCAGAAGAACAGATACAAACTATAAAAGAAGCTTTTAATTTAACTGCAACTTCTTACGGTTTACAACCAGTAAGTTTAGTAGTTATTAAAAATAAAGAATTACAAAAACAGTTAGTTGAACATTCATGGAATCAACAACAAGTAGCTCAAGCTTCGCATGTTTTAGTTTTATGTGTACCGAAAGAACATACTGCTAAAGATGTTGAAAATTATTTCAAATTAGTAAAAGAAATTAGAAATACACCAGATGAAATTTTAAATCCTTTTAGAGATTTTTTAATGGATTCTTTTTCAAAGAAAACTCAAGAAGAATTATTAGCATGGAATAAAAACCAAGCTTATATTTCTCTCGGTAACTTACTAACAGTTTGTGCTTTAGAAAAAATAGACTCATGTCCTATGGAAGGTTTCATTCCAGAAAAATATGATGAGATTTTAAAGTTAAATGAAAAAAACTTACAATCTGTGTTAGTTTTACCGTTAGGTTTTAGAGCTGAAGACGACTACATGAAAGATTTAAAGAAGGTCCGCAAGAATATTAGCCAAGTTACCTTGGATATCAACTAA
- a CDS encoding redoxin domain-containing protein codes for MKNLLKSIFISALPVFALIIFVKTLIQFDNNLTNVGLLLNALPIIIFFSSLFIKPVARTSTTLTSFTVPVIIGTAVTLFTLNLNAIVISVALALGWFLYLTWYSKFEKRDQNTIQVGKKLPPLTFENIQKQKVNLTEFDSDYKVLLFFRGNWCPLCMAQIKEIANEYQELAKRNTEIFLISSQPHKFTESLAKKYNVPFHYLTDKNNENARRLNILHENGLPMGFQVFGYESDVIMPTVIITNKMNEVIFADLTDNYRVRPEPATFLKIIDKKTL; via the coding sequence ATGAAAAATCTACTTAAGTCAATTTTTATAAGTGCATTACCTGTTTTTGCTTTAATCATTTTTGTAAAAACACTTATACAGTTCGATAATAATCTTACTAATGTTGGACTTTTACTTAATGCGTTACCCATTATAATTTTCTTTAGCTCTTTATTTATAAAACCTGTAGCAAGAACAAGTACAACATTAACTTCTTTTACCGTTCCAGTAATAATTGGAACAGCTGTGACTTTATTTACATTAAATTTAAATGCAATCGTAATTAGTGTAGCATTAGCTTTAGGATGGTTTTTATATTTGACTTGGTATTCTAAATTTGAAAAGAGAGATCAAAATACCATTCAAGTTGGAAAAAAATTACCTCCACTAACTTTTGAAAATATTCAGAAACAAAAAGTGAATCTTACCGAATTTGACAGTGATTATAAAGTTTTGCTTTTTTTCAGAGGAAATTGGTGTCCGCTTTGTATGGCACAAATCAAAGAAATAGCAAATGAATATCAAGAATTAGCTAAAAGAAATACAGAAATCTTTTTAATTAGTTCTCAACCTCACAAGTTTACCGAAAGTTTGGCTAAAAAATATAATGTTCCTTTTCATTATTTAACTGATAAAAACAACGAAAACGCTAGACGTTTAAATATTCTTCATGAAAATGGATTACCGATGGGATTTCAAGTTTTTGGATATGAATCTGATGTTATTATGCCCACTGTAATTATAACAAATAAAATGAATGAAGTTATTTTTGCAGATCTTACAGATAATTATAGAGTAAGACCAGAACCAGCTACTTTCCTGAAAATCATAGATAAAAAAACACTATAA
- a CDS encoding DUF2851 family protein: MKENFLHYVWQYKLFNKLNLKLISGESLQILHSGLSNKNSGPDFFNAKAIIDKILWYGHIEIHVKSSDWYQHQHEEDKNYDAVILHVVYEHDVDIYMKGNKQISTLELKDFIDSSITEKYASIFQQQTNWISCEKEIHTINSFIYQNFTERLYLERLESKSKFIFTLLENTNYDFEAVLFQLLVKNFGLKVNGDTFLKLATSFDFSLIRKIGANEFQLSALLFGQAGFLNEIEESEYQNKLKKEYEYLKHKYQLNSLGKNEFQFFRMRPNNFPTIRLAQIATLYSSYRSLFSKLIHLENIDDFYELLSTGVNEFWEEHYTFLKSSKKNKKQLTKSFIDLLLINTILPLKFVYLKHRDEFEETNFFKLLESIQPEKNTIIQKFESLKISSKNALESQALLQLKTNYCNHKKCLSCSFGNTILRS; encoded by the coding sequence ATGAAAGAAAATTTCCTTCATTATGTATGGCAGTACAAGTTATTTAACAAACTCAACTTAAAACTGATATCAGGAGAATCACTTCAAATATTACATTCTGGATTATCTAATAAAAATTCTGGTCCAGATTTTTTCAATGCCAAAGCAATTATTGACAAAATTTTGTGGTATGGTCATATAGAAATTCACGTGAAATCATCAGATTGGTATCAGCATCAACATGAGGAAGATAAAAATTATGATGCCGTAATTTTACATGTTGTTTATGAACATGATGTAGATATTTACATGAAAGGAAACAAACAAATTTCCACTTTAGAGTTAAAAGATTTTATCGATAGCTCTATTACAGAAAAATATGCATCAATATTTCAACAACAAACAAATTGGATTTCTTGCGAAAAAGAAATTCACACGATTAATAGTTTCATATATCAAAACTTTACAGAACGACTGTATTTAGAACGATTAGAAAGTAAATCTAAGTTTATTTTCACTTTACTAGAGAATACGAATTATGATTTTGAAGCTGTGTTGTTTCAATTGTTAGTCAAAAATTTCGGACTTAAAGTTAATGGAGATACTTTCTTAAAATTAGCAACCTCATTCGATTTTTCTTTGATTCGAAAAATTGGAGCAAATGAATTTCAATTATCAGCTTTGTTATTCGGTCAAGCAGGTTTTTTAAATGAAATAGAGGAAAGTGAATATCAAAATAAACTTAAAAAAGAATATGAATATTTAAAACATAAATATCAACTGAATTCATTAGGTAAAAATGAATTTCAATTTTTTAGAATGCGACCTAATAATTTCCCAACAATACGATTGGCACAAATAGCTACTTTGTATTCGAGTTACAGGAGTTTATTTTCTAAACTGATTCATTTAGAGAATATAGATGATTTTTATGAACTACTTTCTACGGGTGTAAATGAATTTTGGGAAGAACATTATACGTTTTTGAAATCATCAAAGAAGAATAAAAAACAATTAACAAAGTCATTTATAGATTTACTTTTAATCAATACTATTTTACCATTAAAATTTGTGTACTTAAAGCATAGAGACGAATTTGAAGAAACTAACTTTTTCAAATTACTAGAGAGTATTCAGCCAGAGAAAAATACTATTATTCAAAAATTTGAATCGTTAAAAATTAGTTCAAAAAATGCTTTAGAGAGTCAAGCTTTACTTCAGCTAAAAACAAACTATTGTAATCATAAAAAATGTTTATCCTGTAGTTTCGGGAATACAATATTGAGAAGTTGA
- the ppk1 gene encoding polyphosphate kinase 1 yields the protein MSLITKQYYNRDLSWLRFNHRVLQEAQDTRNPLYERIKFLAIYSSNLDEFFKVRVSHIRQIKKLDKSLRKKLISKPNKLLKQIKKEVDKQQNKFGKIFRNQILPELKNHQIHLIDEKNLTSSQEKFCVNFYRKLLENKQVEIKEEVFVENEKLYLFAVKEEKELWVKIDGVSRFVVLPKEEDNQHYIMFVDDIIRWNLQKQFEVNFYEVKVSRDAELYIDNEVSGNLLEKIQQSLSNRDVGQVTRILVDEVIPETYLEQLKKSLDVNETDIVVGGKYHNFKDFFSFPNPTDQDLSFVDLPPIQIKEFDHYNSMFEAVLEKDRLFSYPYESFDSFLRFVNEAASDLTVTEIKMTLYRMSSDSKVAQALIKAVENGIKVTIFIETKARFDEENNIKWGKILEAKGVKVHYSYPEIKVHSKILYVKRIIEGEEQNFAYIGTGNFNEKTAEIYTDFGLLTSKKKITTDVAHVFLVLEGNLIIPKTEKILVSPYTTRSGFTELIQNEIEAVESGDEASIILKLNSLQDEKLITQLYKASNKGVQIKIICRGICCLVPGIKLQSENIEVISIVDRFLEHARVFIFSNKGKEKTYIGSADYMTRNLDHRIEVITPITDKEIQSKIKQIMNLQLNDVAKARVIDENQENNYVQKNENYLESAQHKIYEYLKSYH from the coding sequence TTGAGCTTAATTACTAAACAATATTACAATAGAGATTTATCTTGGTTACGATTTAATCATAGAGTATTACAAGAAGCACAGGATACTAGAAATCCTTTGTATGAGAGGATAAAATTCTTAGCAATATATTCATCGAATCTAGATGAGTTTTTTAAAGTTAGGGTTTCTCATATTAGACAAATAAAAAAATTAGATAAGTCGCTAAGAAAAAAGCTAATCTCTAAGCCTAATAAGTTATTAAAGCAGATAAAAAAAGAAGTAGATAAGCAACAAAATAAGTTTGGTAAAATATTTAGGAATCAAATTTTACCTGAGTTGAAAAATCATCAAATTCATTTAATAGATGAAAAAAACTTAACTTCTTCTCAAGAAAAATTTTGTGTGAATTTTTACAGAAAACTTCTAGAAAATAAACAAGTAGAAATTAAAGAAGAGGTTTTTGTAGAGAATGAAAAATTATACTTATTTGCTGTAAAAGAAGAAAAAGAATTATGGGTTAAAATCGATGGAGTTTCAAGATTTGTAGTCCTTCCAAAAGAAGAAGATAATCAGCACTATATTATGTTTGTTGATGATATTATTCGTTGGAATCTTCAGAAACAGTTTGAAGTGAATTTTTATGAAGTTAAAGTTTCTCGAGATGCTGAGTTATATATAGATAATGAGGTTTCTGGAAATTTACTGGAAAAAATACAACAATCTTTATCTAACAGAGATGTTGGACAAGTGACTAGAATTTTAGTTGACGAAGTTATTCCTGAAACGTATTTAGAACAACTCAAAAAAAGTTTAGATGTAAATGAAACTGATATTGTAGTAGGAGGAAAGTATCATAACTTTAAAGACTTCTTTTCATTTCCAAATCCTACAGATCAAGATTTAAGTTTTGTTGATTTACCACCTATTCAAATAAAAGAATTTGATCATTATAATTCTATGTTTGAAGCTGTTTTAGAGAAAGATCGACTTTTCTCTTATCCTTATGAATCGTTTGATAGTTTTTTAAGATTCGTAAATGAAGCCGCTTCAGATCTTACAGTCACTGAGATCAAAATGACATTATATCGTATGTCTAGTGATTCTAAAGTTGCTCAAGCATTAATAAAAGCTGTAGAAAATGGTATTAAAGTGACAATTTTTATTGAAACAAAAGCCAGGTTTGATGAAGAGAATAATATTAAATGGGGAAAAATTTTAGAAGCAAAAGGAGTGAAGGTTCATTACAGTTATCCTGAGATAAAAGTGCATTCTAAAATTCTGTATGTGAAAAGAATCATAGAAGGAGAAGAACAAAACTTTGCTTATATCGGTACTGGGAATTTTAATGAAAAAACTGCTGAAATTTATACAGATTTCGGGCTATTAACTTCAAAAAAGAAAATCACAACAGATGTTGCCCATGTATTTTTGGTGTTAGAAGGAAATTTAATTATACCTAAAACAGAAAAGATTTTAGTTTCGCCATATACAACGCGTAGTGGCTTTACAGAATTAATTCAAAATGAAATTGAAGCTGTAGAGTCAGGCGATGAAGCTAGCATTATTTTAAAATTGAATAGTTTACAAGATGAAAAATTAATTACACAATTATATAAAGCCAGTAACAAAGGAGTACAAATTAAAATTATTTGTAGAGGTATTTGTTGTTTAGTTCCTGGAATAAAATTACAAAGTGAAAACATAGAAGTTATAAGTATTGTTGATCGTTTTTTAGAACATGCGCGTGTCTTTATCTTTTCAAATAAAGGAAAAGAGAAAACATATATTGGTTCAGCAGATTACATGACAAGGAATTTAGATCATAGAATAGAAGTGATAACTCCAATTACAGATAAAGAGATTCAATCTAAAATTAAACAGATTATGAATTTACAATTAAATGATGTTGCTAAGGCTAGAGTTATAGATGAAAATCAAGAAAACAATTATGTTCAAAAAAATGAAAACTATTTAGAAAGTGCTCAACATAAAATTTATGAGTATTTAAAAAGTTATCACTAA
- a CDS encoding SH3 domain-containing protein, with protein sequence MRKIFIAVVSISFLVVGCKTENGSSNNNTTVEANNSEEKTTSSNTDDGSGDAICLLDKLSVRETPTAKGKWITSMSLGEKVYFTGEKHIDSVTKKDYFKVKLIDGKEGWSRAPFLAVNGKVGVMLKKTNTYKRPDLLTKTGEEFSPMDIIAVVGEQDDWVQVKGKRATGKYIEEVWIKSNNISNNSIDIATAKYAGIAMAKPTMTDRIKALQEVVGNSDLSESTFISLIKDKIRDYESKNVPVDVQDVKVDE encoded by the coding sequence ATGAGAAAAATATTTATTGCTGTTGTTTCAATTTCTTTTTTAGTAGTTGGATGTAAGACTGAAAATGGAAGTTCAAATAACAACACTACAGTAGAAGCTAACAATTCTGAAGAAAAAACAACTTCATCTAATACTGATGATGGTTCCGGTGATGCCATTTGTTTATTAGATAAATTATCTGTTAGAGAAACTCCAACAGCTAAAGGGAAGTGGATTACCTCTATGAGTCTTGGTGAAAAAGTATATTTTACAGGAGAAAAACATATTGATTCTGTAACTAAGAAAGATTATTTTAAAGTAAAATTAATCGATGGTAAAGAAGGTTGGTCTAGAGCTCCATTTTTAGCTGTAAATGGTAAAGTAGGAGTAATGCTTAAGAAAACAAACACATATAAAAGACCAGATTTGTTAACTAAAACAGGAGAAGAGTTTAGTCCAATGGATATTATCGCTGTTGTTGGAGAACAAGACGATTGGGTTCAAGTAAAGGGAAAAAGAGCTACAGGAAAGTATATTGAAGAAGTTTGGATAAAATCAAATAATATTTCAAATAATTCAATAGATATTGCAACTGCAAAATATGCAGGAATAGCAATGGCTAAACCAACAATGACTGATAGAATAAAAGCTTTACAAGAAGTGGTAGGAAATTCTGATCTTTCAGAATCTACTTTTATTAGTTTAATTAAAGATAAGATTAGAGATTATGAGTCTAAAAATGTGCCAGTAGATGTACAAGATGTAAAAGTAGATGAATAA
- a CDS encoding zinc-dependent metalloprotease, which produces MRKVVLLLLLMSLGIPSQLEAQRKKAKSNKKEIAKKTSKKKKPKYSDFVTKKTKTDEGLFKVHETNGKYYYEIPKFLLGKEMLLVSRIKALPSGFGGGFMNAGSKTNEQVVVWEHYKKKILLKIKSYQATANDSLPIYKSVKSNNLEPVIHAFDIKVHNNDSTAVLIDVSKFFTSDIKAISGIGARARRQYKVRRLDPKRSFINAIKSYPKNIEVIQDFTYDAATPPSQRAAGSISIRMNQSMILLPEKPMMPRIFDKRVGYFSVGTVDYGSEALKADYKTYIRRWRLEPKDKAAYNRGELVEPIKPIVYYLDPATPKKLRKYIKQGVEDWQQAFETAGFKNAIIAKDPPTKEEDPEFSMEDIRYSSIRYVASTTRNAMGPSVSDPRSGEIIESDIVWYHNHLRSYRNRYLLETGAANPSARTLNTPDEEIGEMMRMVIAHEIGHALGLPHNMAASYAYPVDSLRSGKFTQKYGIAATIMDYARYNYVAQPGDKNIRFIRQIGPYDHYSINWGYRYLPFTGKPEDEVKTLDKWITDKAKDPIYKFGIQRFNGFDPASQTEGIGNDQVKASTYGIKNLKIVAKNLQKWTSDQTNNYDDLNELYRELLGVWSRYSGHVVGNVGGVFEDNKKPEQTGNVYTVLSKAKQKESLNWLLKNVFATQNWLLDKNTLAKINHTKYTNTMLSLQNRQLSSLLNTSRLERVINTEVISSDFYSASEFIRDLRKGLFSETNALRNVDVYRRNLQKSFISRMEKLLRNDRITNTDIPSIVRGELNSLKYQVNLASKRATNRITKYHYKDCLERINSILNPKK; this is translated from the coding sequence ATGCGAAAAGTAGTATTGCTTCTACTCTTAATGAGTTTAGGTATTCCTAGCCAATTAGAAGCACAAAGAAAAAAAGCTAAAAGCAATAAAAAAGAAATTGCTAAAAAAACTTCCAAAAAAAAGAAACCTAAATACAGTGACTTTGTAACTAAAAAAACTAAAACAGATGAAGGGTTATTTAAAGTCCATGAAACTAATGGTAAATATTACTATGAAATTCCTAAGTTTTTATTAGGAAAAGAAATGTTATTAGTTAGTAGAATAAAAGCATTACCTTCTGGTTTTGGAGGTGGGTTTATGAACGCCGGTTCTAAAACTAACGAACAAGTTGTTGTTTGGGAGCATTACAAAAAGAAAATTTTATTAAAAATAAAATCCTACCAAGCTACAGCTAACGATTCTCTTCCTATCTACAAATCTGTAAAATCAAACAATTTAGAACCTGTTATCCATGCATTTGATATTAAAGTTCATAATAATGACTCAACTGCTGTTCTGATTGATGTTTCTAAGTTTTTCACTTCAGATATAAAAGCTATTAGCGGAATTGGTGCTAGAGCAAGAAGACAATATAAAGTAAGAAGATTAGATCCTAAACGTAGTTTTATCAACGCTATTAAAAGTTATCCAAAAAATATAGAAGTTATTCAAGACTTTACTTATGATGCTGCTACTCCTCCATCACAAAGAGCTGCCGGAAGTATTAGTATTAGAATGAATCAATCTATGATTTTACTTCCTGAAAAGCCTATGATGCCTCGTATATTTGACAAACGTGTGGGTTATTTTTCAGTTGGAACAGTAGATTATGGTTCTGAAGCTTTAAAAGCAGACTATAAAACATATATCAGAAGATGGAGATTAGAACCTAAAGATAAAGCTGCGTATAACAGAGGGGAATTAGTAGAACCTATAAAACCAATTGTTTATTACTTAGATCCTGCTACTCCCAAAAAACTAAGAAAATACATTAAACAAGGTGTTGAAGATTGGCAACAAGCTTTTGAAACCGCTGGATTTAAAAATGCAATCATAGCCAAAGATCCGCCTACCAAAGAAGAAGATCCTGAATTTAGTATGGAAGATATTCGTTATTCTTCTATTCGATATGTAGCTAGTACCACAAGAAATGCAATGGGGCCAAGTGTTTCCGATCCTCGTTCTGGTGAAATTATAGAAAGTGATATTGTGTGGTATCATAATCATTTACGTTCCTACAGAAATAGATATTTATTAGAAACTGGAGCTGCTAATCCTTCAGCTAGAACTTTAAATACTCCAGACGAAGAAATTGGAGAAATGATGCGAATGGTTATTGCACATGAAATTGGTCATGCTTTAGGATTACCTCATAATATGGCCGCAAGTTATGCTTACCCTGTAGATTCATTACGTTCAGGAAAGTTTACTCAAAAATATGGTATTGCTGCTACTATTATGGATTATGCTCGTTATAATTATGTAGCGCAACCTGGTGACAAGAATATTCGTTTTATTCGTCAAATTGGTCCATACGATCATTATTCTATTAATTGGGGATATCGTTATTTACCTTTTACTGGTAAACCTGAAGATGAAGTAAAAACTTTAGATAAGTGGATTACTGATAAAGCTAAAGATCCTATTTATAAATTCGGAATTCAGCGTTTTAATGGTTTTGATCCCGCTTCTCAAACTGAAGGTATAGGAAATGATCAAGTAAAAGCTAGTACTTACGGAATTAAAAACTTAAAAATAGTTGCTAAAAACTTACAAAAATGGACTTCTGATCAAACTAATAATTATGATGATTTAAATGAATTATATCGTGAATTACTTGGTGTTTGGAGTCGATATTCTGGTCATGTTGTTGGTAATGTAGGTGGTGTTTTTGAAGATAATAAAAAACCTGAACAAACAGGAAATGTATATACTGTACTTTCAAAAGCAAAACAGAAAGAATCCTTAAACTGGCTACTTAAAAATGTATTTGCTACTCAAAATTGGCTGTTAGATAAAAATACTCTGGCAAAAATTAATCATACAAAATATACTAACACAATGCTTTCTTTACAAAATAGACAACTTTCTAGTTTACTAAATACAAGCAGATTAGAACGTGTGATTAACACCGAAGTAATTAGCTCTGATTTCTACAGTGCTTCAGAATTTATAAGAGATTTAAGAAAAGGTTTATTTTCTGAAACAAACGCTTTAAGAAATGTTGATGTTTACCGAAGAAATTTACAGAAGAGTTTTATTAGTAGAATGGAAAAGTTATTAAGAAATGATAGAATTACTAATACAGATATTCCTTCTATAGTTAGAGGAGAACTTAATTCATTAAAGTATCAAGTGAATTTAGCCAGTAAAAGAGCTACAAATAGAATTACAAAATATCATTACAAAGATTGTTTAGAAAGGATTAATTCAATTTTAAATCCTAAAAAATAA